In the Acidobacteriota bacterium genome, one interval contains:
- a CDS encoding ABC transporter permease gives MLAVIRREYLERVRTKAFWISTILVPVFLGAVMILPAWLAARGGGEFSVAVLDLSGRFFEPIRLEVERSVSGVDEKLDVTLVRQEPGTDPDATRERLKEEVQNKSYDGLLVIPDTMPDEGRPEYIAPNVAAFKLLTVIERSVNNVMVADRLTDAGLDPETVRELTRRVGLNTLKLGKGGEETSDQGQTFILAYIFVMIIYMTVLMYGIYVMRGVLEEKSSHVVEVIISTVKPFELMLGKILGIGAVGLTQFLIWAVLMAAISAPGTMAAMGMSGIELPSIPAQLLVFFVIYFVLGFLLYGTLYAGIGAAFDTEQEAQNFQAMVTMFLVVPLVLMMQILNQPDGTLSVVLSLIPFFTPMLMFLRMTLTQVPPIQIAASVVFMIAAILACTWIVAKIYRVGILMHGSKPKMKDLMRWVREA, from the coding sequence GTGCTGGCCGTCATCCGCCGCGAGTACCTCGAGCGAGTTCGAACCAAGGCATTCTGGATCTCGACGATCCTGGTGCCGGTCTTTCTCGGCGCGGTGATGATCCTCCCGGCGTGGCTCGCCGCCCGCGGCGGAGGAGAGTTCTCGGTCGCGGTGCTCGATTTGTCGGGCCGGTTCTTCGAGCCGATCCGGCTCGAGGTCGAGCGAAGCGTGTCGGGAGTCGACGAGAAGCTGGATGTGACCCTGGTGCGCCAGGAGCCCGGCACCGATCCGGATGCAACCCGCGAGCGGCTGAAAGAAGAAGTCCAGAACAAGAGCTACGACGGACTTCTGGTCATCCCCGACACCATGCCCGACGAGGGCCGGCCCGAGTACATCGCGCCTAACGTGGCCGCATTCAAGCTGCTGACAGTGATCGAGCGCTCGGTCAACAACGTGATGGTCGCGGATCGTCTGACCGACGCCGGCCTCGATCCAGAGACCGTCCGCGAGCTCACCCGCCGGGTCGGACTCAACACCCTCAAGCTCGGCAAGGGTGGCGAGGAGACATCCGACCAGGGCCAGACCTTCATCCTCGCCTACATCTTCGTGATGATCATCTACATGACGGTGCTGATGTACGGCATCTACGTCATGCGCGGCGTGCTCGAGGAGAAGAGCTCACACGTGGTCGAGGTGATCATCTCGACGGTCAAGCCCTTCGAGCTGATGCTCGGCAAGATCCTCGGCATCGGCGCGGTCGGGCTCACCCAATTCCTGATCTGGGCGGTGTTGATGGCAGCGATCTCGGCACCAGGCACGATGGCGGCGATGGGTATGAGTGGTATCGAGCTGCCATCGATCCCGGCCCAGCTCTTGGTCTTCTTCGTCATCTACTTCGTCCTCGGATTCCTCCTCTACGGAACCCTCTATGCCGGCATCGGCGCCGCCTTCGACACCGAGCAGGAAGCACAGAACTTCCAGGCCATGGTGACCATGTTCCTGGTGGTGCCTCTGGTGCTGATGATGCAGATCCTCAACCAGCCCGACGGCACCCTGTCGGTAGTTCTCTCGCTGATCCCGTTCTTCACGCCGATGTTGATGTTCCTGCGGATGACCCTGACCCAGGTCCCGCCGATCCAGATCGCCGCGTCGGTGGTGTTCATGATCGCGGCGATCCTCGCCTGTACCTGGATCGTGGCCAAGATCTACCGGGTCGGGATTTTGATGCACGGTTCGAAGCCGAAGATGAAGGACCTGATGCGCTGGGTGCGGGAAGCCTGA
- a CDS encoding ATP-binding cassette domain-containing protein: MEPILEIQNLSKRYGDHIAVDDISFSVPRGSVFGLLGPNGAGKTTTIRMVMRIIAADSGTVLLDGLPVDDDRRRIIGYLPEERGLYKKMKVLEHLVYLGTIRGIRPGEARKRSAAWLERFDLSEWATHKVEDLSKGMQQKIQFIGTILHRPPLLILDEPFSGLDPINTRALKNLLQEMAAEGVTIVLSTHVLPQVDELCSDICLINRARPILYGSLDSIRNDYGGNTWRVRSDLSDDQLAALPGVTSVHPLGDERLLELSNGQEPRELLRALVERSQVESFTRFVPDLENIFIRAVEEDRHA, translated from the coding sequence TTGGAGCCAATTCTCGAGATACAGAACCTGAGCAAGCGCTACGGGGACCACATCGCGGTCGATGACATCAGCTTTTCGGTGCCCCGAGGTTCGGTCTTCGGCCTGCTGGGCCCGAACGGGGCCGGCAAGACGACGACCATCCGGATGGTGATGCGGATCATCGCTGCGGACAGCGGCACGGTACTGCTCGACGGCCTGCCGGTGGACGACGACCGGCGGCGCATCATCGGCTACCTGCCGGAGGAACGCGGCCTGTACAAGAAGATGAAGGTGCTGGAGCACCTGGTCTACTTGGGCACGATCCGCGGCATCCGCCCCGGAGAGGCGCGGAAGCGCTCCGCCGCCTGGCTCGAGAGATTCGACCTTTCCGAGTGGGCGACGCACAAGGTCGAGGATCTTTCGAAGGGCATGCAGCAGAAGATCCAGTTCATCGGCACCATCCTCCACCGGCCGCCGCTGCTGATCCTCGACGAGCCGTTCTCGGGCCTCGACCCGATCAACACCCGCGCCCTCAAGAATCTGCTGCAGGAGATGGCGGCGGAGGGCGTGACCATCGTCCTCTCGACCCATGTCCTGCCCCAGGTCGACGAGCTGTGCTCGGACATCTGCCTGATCAACCGCGCGCGGCCGATCCTCTACGGCTCACTCGACAGCATTCGCAACGACTACGGCGGCAACACCTGGCGAGTGCGATCGGATCTGTCCGACGACCAGCTCGCCGCCCTCCCTGGAGTGACCTCGGTCCACCCGCTTGGCGACGAGCGATTGCTGGAGCTTTCGAACGGCCAGGAACCGCGCGAGCTGCTGCGGGCGCTGGTCGAGCGGAGTCAGGTGGAAAGCTTCACGCGGTTCGTCCCGGACCTCGAGAACATTTTCATCCGCGCCGTGGAGGAGGACCGCCATGCCTAG